From a region of the Flavobacterium sediminilitoris genome:
- a CDS encoding ExbD/TolR family protein, whose protein sequence is MKLGKNKNKVSTEFNMSSMTDIVFLLLIFFMLTSTMVTTNALDLVLPKGKGKTDSNKSISVSIDKDLSFYIDKDKIDETQLETQLLALVANAENKAIVLRAEKSVPHEKVVYVMDIAYRNGIKMVVAVSPK, encoded by the coding sequence ATGAAGTTAGGTAAAAATAAAAATAAAGTATCTACAGAATTCAATATGTCTTCAATGACAGATATTGTATTTCTATTATTGATATTTTTTATGCTTACTTCTACAATGGTTACAACTAATGCTTTAGACTTAGTACTACCAAAAGGAAAAGGGAAAACCGATAGTAATAAAAGTATTTCTGTGAGTATAGATAAGGATTTGTCATTTTATATTGATAAAGATAAAATTGATGAAACCCAATTGGAAACCCAGTTGTTAGCATTGGTAGCGAATGCTGAAAATAAAGCAATAGTCTTAAGAGCTGAAAAATCTGTTCCTCATGAAAAAGTAGTATATGTAATGGATATTGCATATAGAAATGGAATTAAGATGGTCGTGGCAGTTAGTCCAAAATAG
- a CDS encoding MotA/TolQ/ExbB proton channel family protein yields the protein MSIFLQVDSLAVASQVMAEDQPVEKTLSIWELLTSGGIGGQAIILVLFILLFLALFLYFERLMAINKASKIDSSFMNNIKMNILSGKIDSAKMLCAQTNSPVARLIEKGISRIGKPLEDINTAIENAGNLELYKLEKNTSMLATISGAGPMIGFLGTVLGMILAFHKMASGGGQIEVGSLAEGIYTAMTTTVIGLIVGIVAYMGYNHLVVKTNKVVNQMEANAVEFLDLLNEPV from the coding sequence ATGAGTATATTTCTTCAAGTAGATAGTTTAGCAGTTGCCAGTCAAGTTATGGCAGAAGATCAGCCCGTAGAAAAGACACTTTCAATATGGGAATTATTAACAAGTGGAGGAATAGGTGGTCAAGCCATTATCTTAGTCTTATTTATTTTACTTTTTTTAGCTCTTTTTCTATATTTTGAAAGATTGATGGCAATAAATAAAGCAAGTAAGATTGATTCAAGTTTTATGAATAATATTAAGATGAATATCTTATCAGGAAAAATAGATTCAGCTAAGATGTTGTGTGCTCAAACAAATTCACCTGTTGCAAGGCTAATTGAAAAAGGAATTTCTCGTATTGGAAAACCACTTGAAGATATCAATACAGCTATTGAAAATGCAGGTAATTTAGAGTTGTATAAATTGGAAAAAAATACAAGTATGTTGGCTACTATATCTGGTGCTGGACCAATGATTGGTTTCTTAGGAACAGTGCTTGGTATGATTCTTGCTTTTCACAAGATGGCAAGTGGTGGCGGACAAATTGAAGTAGGTTCTTTAGCAGAAGGAATTTATACAGCAATGACAACTACAGTTATAGGTCTTATTGTGGGTATTGTAGCATATATGGGATATAATCACTTAGTTGTGAAAACAAATAAAGTGGTTAATCAAATGGAAGCAAATGCAGTTGAGTTTTTAGATCTATTAAATGAACCAGTATAA
- the nhaD gene encoding sodium:proton antiporter NhaD — translation MEILLIVIFVLGYLAIAMEHSLKVDKLIPALGMMAILWALIAVNHLEVFEILPGIGKESHHVEGVLLHHLGKTAEILFFLMGAMTIVEIVDYFDGFSTIKSFVKTRSKIRLLWLFTTLAFVLSAIIDNLTATIVLITILQKIIKDKEVRLWFAGLIVIAANAGGAWSPIGDVTTTMLWIANKVSAGQLIQHVLIPSIICYVVPTVIASRMKIFKGNIEAEVEVDEVSPPYSSLMFYLGLGSILFVPIFKTATHLPPYVGMMLSLAVVAAVAEVLSNRKFSVGGATAGEGSVHHSPVHKSLSKIEMPSILFFLGILMAVAALESLGMLFDFAGILENSVPYLGTEHHSTKISDLVVLLLGAGSAIIDNVPLVAASIGMFQIGMDEPAWHFIAYSAGTGGSILIIGSAAGVVAMGMEKIDFFWYLKKIGWLALVGFLAGSVGFIILRDFLLNAS, via the coding sequence ATGGAAATTTTATTAATCGTAATATTCGTTCTTGGTTACTTAGCCATAGCGATGGAACATTCTTTGAAAGTTGATAAATTGATTCCTGCTCTAGGAATGATGGCTATTCTGTGGGCATTAATTGCAGTCAATCATTTGGAGGTTTTTGAGATTTTACCAGGAATAGGAAAAGAAAGTCATCATGTAGAAGGTGTTCTTTTACATCATTTAGGAAAAACAGCCGAAATACTTTTCTTCCTTATGGGAGCAATGACAATTGTTGAAATTGTTGACTATTTTGATGGTTTTTCAACGATAAAGTCGTTTGTTAAAACAAGAAGTAAAATAAGATTACTGTGGTTGTTTACTACATTAGCATTTGTATTGTCAGCTATTATAGATAATCTTACAGCTACAATTGTATTAATTACAATTTTGCAGAAAATTATAAAAGATAAAGAAGTTCGTTTATGGTTTGCGGGGTTAATTGTAATCGCTGCAAATGCAGGAGGAGCTTGGTCTCCTATTGGAGATGTTACAACTACAATGCTTTGGATAGCAAATAAAGTTTCTGCGGGACAACTTATTCAGCACGTATTGATTCCTTCTATAATATGTTATGTAGTTCCAACTGTAATAGCATCAAGAATGAAAATTTTTAAAGGAAATATTGAAGCAGAAGTTGAGGTTGACGAAGTTAGCCCTCCTTATAGCTCTTTAATGTTTTATTTAGGCTTAGGTTCCATTTTATTTGTTCCAATTTTTAAAACAGCTACACATTTACCTCCTTATGTTGGAATGATGTTATCATTAGCTGTTGTAGCTGCTGTAGCAGAAGTATTAAGTAATAGGAAGTTTAGTGTGGGAGGAGCAACTGCTGGTGAAGGTTCAGTACATCATAGTCCCGTTCATAAATCATTGTCTAAAATTGAAATGCCAAGTATTTTATTTTTCTTAGGTATTTTAATGGCTGTTGCTGCTTTAGAATCATTAGGAATGTTATTTGATTTTGCAGGAATATTAGAAAATAGTGTGCCATATCTTGGTACAGAACATCATTCAACAAAAATTTCAGATTTAGTAGTCTTGCTATTAGGAGCAGGTTCTGCAATTATAGATAATGTGCCTTTAGTTGCGGCAAGTATAGGAATGTTTCAAATTGGAATGGACGAACCAGCTTGGCATTTTATCGCATATTCAGCAGGAACAGGAGGAAGTATATTAATAATTGGTTCTGCTGCTGGAGTTGTTGCAATGGGAATGGAAAAAATAGATTTCTTTTGGTATCTTAAAAAAATAGGTTGGTTGGCACTTGTTGGGTTTTTAGCAGGTTCTGTTGGGTTTATTATTTTGAGAGACTTTCTTTTGAATGCATCATAA
- a CDS encoding Glu/Leu/Phe/Val dehydrogenase dimerization domain-containing protein: protein MKDLLKKFENKEPEIVFNWKDPETEAEGWTVINSLRGGAAGGGTRMRKGLDMNEVLSLAKTMEVKFSVSGPAIGGAKSGINFDPNDPRKKGVLERWYKAVSPLLKNYYGTGGDLNVDEIHEVIPMTEDCGVWHPQEGVFNGHFKPTEADKINRIGQLRQGVIKVIENPNFSPDVNRKYTVADMITGYGVAEAVRHFYAIYGGDVKGKKAIVQGFGNVGSAAAFYLAEMGAKIVGIIDRDGGLINENGFSFEEITNLFLNKDGNKLVSENMIPFDEINEKIWSIDAQIFAPCAASRLVQKSQIDQMIASGLEVISCGANVPFADKEIFFGSIMEETDTKVSLIPDFISNCGMARVFAYFMEKKVQMTDESIFSDTSNIIKAAIQKTYDLSSEKYNISARAFEIALKQLIK from the coding sequence ATGAAAGATTTATTAAAGAAATTTGAAAATAAAGAACCTGAAATAGTATTTAATTGGAAAGATCCTGAAACAGAAGCAGAAGGATGGACAGTTATTAATTCCTTAAGAGGTGGTGCTGCTGGTGGTGGTACTAGAATGCGTAAGGGATTAGATATGAATGAAGTGCTTTCTTTAGCAAAAACTATGGAAGTTAAATTTTCAGTTTCTGGACCAGCAATTGGAGGTGCAAAATCAGGAATAAATTTTGACCCAAATGATCCACGTAAAAAAGGAGTACTAGAAAGATGGTACAAAGCTGTTTCTCCATTATTAAAAAACTACTATGGAACAGGAGGAGACTTGAATGTAGATGAGATTCATGAAGTTATTCCTATGACTGAGGACTGTGGTGTATGGCATCCTCAAGAAGGTGTTTTTAATGGTCACTTTAAACCAACAGAAGCAGATAAAATAAATAGAATAGGACAATTACGACAAGGAGTAATTAAAGTAATTGAAAATCCTAACTTCTCACCAGATGTAAATAGAAAATATACAGTAGCAGATATGATCACTGGTTATGGTGTTGCTGAAGCAGTTCGTCATTTTTATGCAATTTATGGAGGTGATGTGAAAGGAAAGAAAGCTATTGTTCAAGGATTCGGAAATGTAGGTTCGGCTGCGGCTTTTTATTTAGCAGAAATGGGAGCTAAAATTGTCGGAATAATTGATAGAGATGGAGGTTTAATTAATGAGAATGGGTTTTCATTTGAAGAAATTACAAATTTATTCTTAAATAAAGATGGGAACAAGTTGGTTTCAGAGAATATGATTCCATTTGATGAAATTAACGAAAAAATATGGTCAATCGATGCTCAAATATTTGCACCATGTGCTGCATCAAGACTAGTGCAAAAAAGTCAAATTGACCAGATGATTGCCTCTGGATTAGAAGTGATTTCTTGTGGAGCAAATGTTCCTTTTGCAGATAAAGAAATTTTCTTTGGGTCAATAATGGAAGAAACAGATACTAAAGTTAGTTTAATACCCGATTTTATTTCAAATTGTGGAATGGCTAGAGTATTTGCATATTTCATGGAGAAAAAAGTTCAAATGACAGATGAGTCTATTTTTTCTGACACTTCAAATATTATTAAAGCAGCTATTCAGAAAACATACGATTTAAGTTCAGAAAAATACAATATAAGTGCAAGAGCTTTTGAAATTGCTTTAAAACAACTTATTAAATAA
- a CDS encoding anhydro-N-acetylmuramic acid kinase, whose product MQKDSYSVIGVMSGTSLDGVDLVYVTLSFSSKWNFKIHIFETVPYTEYWISMLSNSIHLSNNELLDLNQKYTEELAKIISEFITKNEIQNIDIVCSHGHTVLHQPENGFTLQIGNLSKIAELIKQNVVCDFRVQDVQLGGQGAPLVPIGDRLLFSEYDYCLNLGGFSNISFEEDGERIAFDISPVNTVLNFYANQLGLNYDDKGNLAKKGLLNNELLIELNSLIFYEQSYPKSLGMEFVNSKIFPVLNKYSIPVNDILRTFVEHIAFQISKVIVKKNTSVLITGGGAYNDFLIERIKSYLPNINLVIPNNIIVESKEALVFALLGVLKLRNENNTLASVTGARQNHSAGNVFTWK is encoded by the coding sequence ATGCAAAAGGATTCCTATAGTGTTATTGGGGTTATGTCAGGCACATCTCTTGACGGGGTTGATTTGGTTTACGTTACATTGTCTTTTTCAAGTAAGTGGAACTTTAAGATTCATATATTTGAAACAGTTCCTTATACTGAATATTGGATTAGTATGTTGTCAAATTCAATTCATTTATCAAACAATGAACTTTTAGATTTAAATCAAAAATACACAGAAGAATTAGCTAAGATAATTTCTGAATTTATTACAAAAAATGAAATTCAGAATATTGATATAGTATGCTCTCATGGGCATACCGTTTTACATCAACCAGAAAATGGTTTTACACTTCAAATAGGAAACCTAAGTAAAATAGCTGAATTAATAAAACAAAATGTAGTCTGCGATTTTCGAGTTCAAGATGTTCAATTGGGAGGACAAGGTGCTCCACTAGTACCTATTGGAGATCGATTGTTGTTTTCTGAATATGATTATTGTTTAAATTTAGGTGGCTTTTCAAATATTTCTTTTGAAGAAGATGGAGAAAGGATTGCTTTTGATATTTCTCCTGTTAATACAGTTTTGAATTTTTATGCAAATCAACTTGGGTTAAATTATGATGATAAGGGGAATTTAGCTAAAAAAGGACTTTTAAATAATGAATTGTTAATAGAGTTAAATTCCTTAATTTTTTATGAGCAATCTTATCCTAAGTCTTTAGGGATGGAGTTTGTTAATTCAAAAATATTTCCAGTTTTAAATAAATATTCGATTCCTGTAAATGATATATTGCGAACATTTGTAGAGCATATCGCTTTCCAAATAAGTAAAGTAATCGTTAAGAAGAATACTTCTGTTTTAATTACAGGAGGAGGTGCTTATAACGATTTTTTAATTGAACGAATTAAATCTTATTTGCCGAATATTAATTTGGTAATTCCGAATAATATTATAGTTGAATCTAAAGAAGCATTGGTTTTTGCTTTATTAGGTGTGCTAAAATTACGCAATGAAAATAATACATTAGCATCAGTAACAGGTGCAAGGCAAAATCATAGCGCTGGAAATGTTTTTACATGGAAATAG
- a CDS encoding acyl-CoA dehydrogenase — MDFKLTEEQLMIQQAARDFALTELHPGVIERDEHSIFPTEQVKKMAELGFLGMMVDPKYGGSGLDSVSYVLAMEEIAKIDASAAVIMSVNNSLVCAGLEKYCNEEQKQKYLAPLAKGEVIGAFCLSEPEAGSDATSQKTTAIDKGDYYLLNGTKNWITNGGTASTYIVIAQTDIEKGHKGINAFIVEKGWEGFDIGPKENKMGIRGSDTHSLLFTDVKVPKENRIGADGFGFNFAMGVLNGGRIGIASQALGIASGAYELALKYAQERKAFGKEIFKHQAIAFKLADMATQITAARMLCFKAAFEKDAGQDISHSGAMAKLFASETAMNATIEAVQIHGGNGYVREYHVERMMRDAKITQIYEGTSEIQRIVISRGLIQ; from the coding sequence ATGGATTTTAAATTAACTGAAGAGCAATTAATGATTCAACAAGCAGCTAGAGATTTTGCTTTAACAGAATTACATCCTGGAGTTATTGAAAGAGATGAACATTCAATTTTTCCTACGGAACAAGTTAAAAAAATGGCTGAACTTGGATTTTTAGGAATGATGGTTGATCCGAAATATGGTGGTTCAGGATTAGACAGTGTGTCTTATGTATTAGCTATGGAAGAAATTGCTAAAATTGATGCTTCTGCTGCCGTAATTATGTCGGTTAACAACTCTTTAGTTTGTGCTGGATTAGAAAAATACTGCAATGAAGAGCAAAAACAAAAATATTTAGCTCCTTTAGCAAAAGGAGAGGTTATAGGTGCTTTTTGTTTATCTGAGCCAGAAGCAGGTTCTGATGCTACTTCACAAAAAACAACTGCAATTGACAAAGGAGACTACTATTTGTTAAACGGAACAAAAAACTGGATAACTAATGGTGGAACAGCTTCTACTTACATTGTAATTGCACAAACAGATATTGAGAAAGGACATAAAGGTATTAATGCTTTTATTGTAGAAAAAGGATGGGAAGGTTTTGATATAGGACCAAAAGAGAATAAAATGGGAATTAGAGGTTCTGATACTCATTCTTTATTATTTACAGACGTTAAAGTACCTAAAGAAAATAGAATTGGAGCAGATGGTTTTGGTTTTAATTTCGCAATGGGCGTTTTAAATGGAGGAAGAATCGGTATTGCTTCTCAAGCATTAGGTATTGCTTCTGGAGCTTATGAATTAGCTTTAAAGTATGCACAAGAACGTAAAGCTTTTGGAAAAGAAATTTTCAAGCATCAAGCTATTGCTTTTAAATTAGCAGATATGGCAACTCAAATTACAGCTGCAAGAATGTTATGTTTTAAAGCTGCTTTTGAAAAAGACGCTGGTCAAGACATATCGCATTCAGGTGCAATGGCAAAACTTTTTGCTTCTGAAACAGCTATGAACGCAACCATTGAAGCTGTACAAATTCATGGAGGAAATGGTTATGTACGTGAATACCATGTAGAACGTATGATGCGTGATGCAAAAATCACACAAATTTATGAAGGAACATCAGAAATTCAACGTATTGTAATTTCAAGAGGATTAATTCAATAA
- a CDS encoding TonB-dependent receptor: protein MKTLFKIKKSKKTLSFLITFSSLCIFSQEKQLDSIKVTQLDEVLVSAVRANSKQPVSFTNMSKTEIAKRNLGQDIPMLLNYLPSVVTTTDAGNGVGYTGIRVRGSDATRVNITINGIPYNDSESHGTYWVNMPDFASSLQSIQLQRGVGTSTNGSGAFGASLNMLTDLAAEESNGEISNSFGSFNTRKHTVKFSTGKMKNGFELSGRLSNIHSDGYVDRATSDLKSYFLQGAYFEGTTLIKALAFGGTERTYQSWNGVDRETFNENPTFNSAGIYTDEFGNTRYYDNETDNYQQDHYQLHWNEKWSENWNTNLAFHYTKGKGYYENYKEDEAFSDYGLIPTAGQVSTDLIRQKWLDNNFYGTTFSANYNKDNFDFILGGAWNKYEGDHFGKVIWARYASTSELGDRYYDDYGNKTDGNVFAKVSYEFSNGFAVFGDLQYRTVNYEANGVQADLINDTFNFFNPKAGLTYKLSNNSTLFLSYARANREPNRTDYENGSPKPEQLDDFELGWKFGSSKSRLNVNAYYMAYKDQLVLTGELDDVGAPIRSNSGDSYRLGVEVEATILLSKKWTIAPNFTLSKNKNIDFYSDASGDLENIGNTNIAYSPEIIIGNQIIFSGFKNFEIGLLSKFVGEQYLNNTDDKSGILTDYFVNDLNLIYSLPIHKIAEEIIFTLNSNNIFNKKYASNAVDYGGGYVYYYPQAGANIMFGMTLKF, encoded by the coding sequence ATGAAAACTTTATTCAAAATTAAAAAATCAAAAAAGACATTGAGCTTTTTGATTACTTTTTCTTCACTATGTATCTTTTCACAGGAAAAACAACTTGACAGTATTAAAGTAACACAACTAGACGAGGTTTTAGTGTCTGCCGTAAGAGCAAATTCAAAGCAACCTGTAAGTTTTACTAATATGTCAAAAACTGAAATTGCAAAACGCAATTTAGGTCAAGACATTCCTATGTTATTAAACTATTTGCCTTCTGTTGTTACTACAACTGATGCTGGAAATGGTGTTGGCTATACAGGAATTAGAGTAAGAGGGAGTGATGCGACAAGAGTAAATATTACAATTAATGGAATTCCATATAATGATTCAGAATCTCATGGAACATATTGGGTAAATATGCCTGATTTCGCTTCTTCTTTACAAAGTATTCAATTACAAAGAGGAGTTGGAACATCTACAAATGGTTCTGGAGCGTTTGGAGCAAGTTTAAATATGCTTACAGATTTAGCTGCGGAAGAATCAAATGGTGAAATTTCAAATTCATTTGGAAGTTTTAATACAAGAAAGCATACAGTAAAATTTAGTACTGGAAAAATGAAAAATGGTTTTGAACTTTCTGGAAGATTGTCAAATATTCATTCAGATGGTTATGTTGATAGAGCTACTTCAGATTTAAAATCCTATTTTTTACAAGGAGCTTATTTTGAAGGGACTACTTTGATTAAGGCCTTAGCGTTTGGAGGAACTGAAAGAACGTATCAATCATGGAACGGAGTTGATAGAGAGACTTTTAATGAAAACCCTACATTTAATTCAGCAGGAATCTATACTGATGAGTTTGGGAATACTCGTTATTATGATAATGAAACTGATAATTATCAGCAAGATCATTATCAGTTACATTGGAACGAGAAATGGAGTGAGAATTGGAATACAAACTTAGCTTTTCATTATACAAAAGGAAAAGGATATTACGAAAATTATAAAGAAGATGAAGCTTTTTCAGATTATGGGCTTATTCCAACTGCTGGGCAAGTTTCAACAGATTTAATTCGTCAAAAATGGTTAGATAATAATTTCTATGGAACTACATTTTCTGCAAATTATAATAAAGATAATTTTGACTTTATATTAGGAGGAGCTTGGAATAAATATGAAGGCGATCATTTTGGAAAAGTAATTTGGGCAAGATATGCTTCTACAAGTGAACTTGGAGATAGATATTACGATGATTATGGAAATAAAACAGACGGAAATGTTTTTGCAAAAGTGAGTTATGAATTTTCAAACGGATTTGCTGTTTTCGGAGACTTACAGTATAGAACAGTAAACTATGAAGCAAATGGAGTTCAAGCAGATTTGATAAATGATACATTTAATTTTTTCAATCCAAAAGCAGGACTAACATATAAATTATCTAATAATAGTACTTTATTTTTGTCGTATGCAAGAGCAAATAGAGAGCCAAATAGAACAGATTATGAGAATGGAAGTCCTAAGCCAGAACAGTTAGATGATTTTGAATTAGGATGGAAATTCGGATCTTCAAAATCAAGATTAAATGTGAATGCATACTATATGGCATATAAAGATCAATTGGTTTTAACAGGTGAACTAGATGATGTTGGAGCGCCTATTCGTAGTAATAGTGGTGATAGTTATCGTTTAGGTGTTGAAGTAGAAGCTACAATATTATTGTCTAAAAAATGGACAATAGCGCCTAATTTTACATTGAGTAAGAATAAAAATATTGATTTTTATTCAGATGCTTCTGGAGATTTGGAGAATATTGGGAATACAAATATTGCATATTCGCCAGAAATTATAATTGGAAATCAAATAATATTCAGTGGGTTTAAAAATTTTGAAATAGGTTTGCTGTCAAAATTTGTAGGAGAACAATATTTAAATAACACAGATGATAAATCAGGGATATTAACAGATTATTTTGTTAATGATTTAAATTTAATATATTCTTTACCAATACATAAAATTGCTGAAGAAATTATTTTTACACTTAATTCGAATAATATTTTTAATAAAAAATATGCTTCTAATGCTGTTGATTATGGAGGTGGTTATGTTTATTATTATCCACAAGCAGGTGCAAATATAATGTTTGGAATGACTTTGAAGTTTTAA
- the arfB gene encoding alternative ribosome rescue aminoacyl-tRNA hydrolase ArfB, with protein sequence MNKEIVISELKLKAVRSSGAGGQNVNKVSSKVVLTFDLNSSLGLTEEEKEYLKERIATRLTQDFILMLNCDEDRSQLKNKEIVIKRFLTILTNGLKKPKIRKETRIPKSVKEKRIKEKKNIGLIKQSRRKPEI encoded by the coding sequence ATGAATAAAGAAATTGTTATATCTGAGTTAAAATTAAAAGCAGTAAGAAGTAGTGGTGCTGGTGGTCAAAATGTAAATAAAGTTTCTTCTAAAGTAGTGCTTACTTTCGATTTAAATAGTTCATTGGGTTTAACTGAAGAGGAAAAAGAGTATTTAAAAGAAAGAATAGCAACTAGATTAACACAAGATTTTATTTTGATGTTAAATTGTGATGAAGATAGAAGTCAATTAAAAAACAAAGAAATTGTAATTAAACGATTTCTAACGATATTAACTAACGGATTAAAGAAACCTAAAATTAGAAAAGAAACTAGAATTCCAAAATCAGTAAAAGAAAAAAGAATTAAAGAAAAGAAAAATATAGGTTTAATAAAGCAGTCTAGAAGAAAGCCAGAAATTTAA